The Acropora muricata isolate sample 2 chromosome 5, ASM3666990v1, whole genome shotgun sequence genome includes a window with the following:
- the LOC136916208 gene encoding tolloid-like protein 2 isoform X1, translating to MLIYCFSSIGLYVLFNFYAVEVAGRECKVQGVDNVIAMNGTSGTLLSPNYPQVYEPNMTCTWIITVPEGKFVRLKLTSFHLEDSCIGVKLEIGDGKNSSSDLLKSFCGRKFESSSFSSGCNLWVRFMSPNIKDLVGTGFSAVFEAVEQLPAPFSCFEEKKIIRLVSETGTLASYNFPLPYDVNIKCMWLIEVDQSYNVKLSFEFFNLSSSTDCIEDHVRVRDGLLSSSNVVGTFCGSNKPEPVTSDRGVMRVEFKSSGKTEFPGFKARYERKTSSTLVLKIIGAVLGGLSGLCVFIGFCCWYRGNTCCRR from the exons TAGCTGGCAGAGAATGCAAGGTCCAGGGAGTGGACAATGTTATTGCAATGAATGGTACCTCAGGGACACTACTTTCGCCCAACTATCCACAGGTCTACGAGCCCAACATGACATGTACATGGATAATAACTGTACCTGAaggcaaatttgtgaggttGAAATTAACATCTTTTCATCTGGAAGATTCTTGCATTGGTGTCAAACTTGAGATCGGTGATGGGAAAAATTCATCAAGTGATTTGCTGAAATCATTCTGTGGGAGGAAGTTTGAatcttcatcattttcaagtggTTGTAATCTTTGGGTCCGTTTTATGTCTCCAAATATCAAAGATCTGGTAGGCACTGGGTTCAGTGCTGTTTTTGAAGCTGTTGAACAAT TACCTGCtccattttcttgttttgaagaaaagaaaatcatcaGACTGGTATCAGAAACAGGAACCCTGGCCAGCTACAATTTCCCTCTTCCATATGATGTCAATATCAAGTGTATGTGGCTCATTGAAGTGGATCAATCTTACAACGTTAAGCTATCATTTGAGTTCTTTAATCTCTCCAGCTCCACTGACTGCATTGAGGATCATGTGAGGGTACGTGATGGCCTTTTGTCTTCGAGCAATGTTGTTGGAACATTTTGTGGATCCAACAAACCTGAACCGGTCACATCAGATCGTGGGGTCATGCGTGTAGAGTTCAAGTCAAGTGGTAAAACAGAATTCCCAGGATTTAAGGCCAGATATGAAAGGAAAA CCTCAAGCACCCTTGTGTTAAAGATTATTGGAGCTGTCCTTGGAGGGCTGTCTGGGTTGTGTGTGTTTATTGGATTCTGTTGCTGGTACCGTGGGAACACTTGTTGCCGTAGGTAG
- the LOC136916208 gene encoding tolloid-like protein 2 isoform X2, with translation MLSLIGLYVLFNFYAVEVAGRECKVQGVDNVIAMNGTSGTLLSPNYPQVYEPNMTCTWIITVPEGKFVRLKLTSFHLEDSCIGVKLEIGDGKNSSSDLLKSFCGRKFESSSFSSGCNLWVRFMSPNIKDLVGTGFSAVFEAVEQLPAPFSCFEEKKIIRLVSETGTLASYNFPLPYDVNIKCMWLIEVDQSYNVKLSFEFFNLSSSTDCIEDHVRVRDGLLSSSNVVGTFCGSNKPEPVTSDRGVMRVEFKSSGKTEFPGFKARYERKTSSTLVLKIIGAVLGGLSGLCVFIGFCCWYRGNTCCRR, from the exons TAGCTGGCAGAGAATGCAAGGTCCAGGGAGTGGACAATGTTATTGCAATGAATGGTACCTCAGGGACACTACTTTCGCCCAACTATCCACAGGTCTACGAGCCCAACATGACATGTACATGGATAATAACTGTACCTGAaggcaaatttgtgaggttGAAATTAACATCTTTTCATCTGGAAGATTCTTGCATTGGTGTCAAACTTGAGATCGGTGATGGGAAAAATTCATCAAGTGATTTGCTGAAATCATTCTGTGGGAGGAAGTTTGAatcttcatcattttcaagtggTTGTAATCTTTGGGTCCGTTTTATGTCTCCAAATATCAAAGATCTGGTAGGCACTGGGTTCAGTGCTGTTTTTGAAGCTGTTGAACAAT TACCTGCtccattttcttgttttgaagaaaagaaaatcatcaGACTGGTATCAGAAACAGGAACCCTGGCCAGCTACAATTTCCCTCTTCCATATGATGTCAATATCAAGTGTATGTGGCTCATTGAAGTGGATCAATCTTACAACGTTAAGCTATCATTTGAGTTCTTTAATCTCTCCAGCTCCACTGACTGCATTGAGGATCATGTGAGGGTACGTGATGGCCTTTTGTCTTCGAGCAATGTTGTTGGAACATTTTGTGGATCCAACAAACCTGAACCGGTCACATCAGATCGTGGGGTCATGCGTGTAGAGTTCAAGTCAAGTGGTAAAACAGAATTCCCAGGATTTAAGGCCAGATATGAAAGGAAAA CCTCAAGCACCCTTGTGTTAAAGATTATTGGAGCTGTCCTTGGAGGGCTGTCTGGGTTGTGTGTGTTTATTGGATTCTGTTGCTGGTACCGTGGGAACACTTGTTGCCGTAGGTAG
- the LOC136916208 gene encoding tolloid-like protein 2 isoform X3 has protein sequence MNGTSGTLLSPNYPQVYEPNMTCTWIITVPEGKFVRLKLTSFHLEDSCIGVKLEIGDGKNSSSDLLKSFCGRKFESSSFSSGCNLWVRFMSPNIKDLVGTGFSAVFEAVEQLPAPFSCFEEKKIIRLVSETGTLASYNFPLPYDVNIKCMWLIEVDQSYNVKLSFEFFNLSSSTDCIEDHVRVRDGLLSSSNVVGTFCGSNKPEPVTSDRGVMRVEFKSSGKTEFPGFKARYERKTSSTLVLKIIGAVLGGLSGLCVFIGFCCWYRGNTCCRR, from the exons ATGAATGGTACCTCAGGGACACTACTTTCGCCCAACTATCCACAGGTCTACGAGCCCAACATGACATGTACATGGATAATAACTGTACCTGAaggcaaatttgtgaggttGAAATTAACATCTTTTCATCTGGAAGATTCTTGCATTGGTGTCAAACTTGAGATCGGTGATGGGAAAAATTCATCAAGTGATTTGCTGAAATCATTCTGTGGGAGGAAGTTTGAatcttcatcattttcaagtggTTGTAATCTTTGGGTCCGTTTTATGTCTCCAAATATCAAAGATCTGGTAGGCACTGGGTTCAGTGCTGTTTTTGAAGCTGTTGAACAAT TACCTGCtccattttcttgttttgaagaaaagaaaatcatcaGACTGGTATCAGAAACAGGAACCCTGGCCAGCTACAATTTCCCTCTTCCATATGATGTCAATATCAAGTGTATGTGGCTCATTGAAGTGGATCAATCTTACAACGTTAAGCTATCATTTGAGTTCTTTAATCTCTCCAGCTCCACTGACTGCATTGAGGATCATGTGAGGGTACGTGATGGCCTTTTGTCTTCGAGCAATGTTGTTGGAACATTTTGTGGATCCAACAAACCTGAACCGGTCACATCAGATCGTGGGGTCATGCGTGTAGAGTTCAAGTCAAGTGGTAAAACAGAATTCCCAGGATTTAAGGCCAGATATGAAAGGAAAA CCTCAAGCACCCTTGTGTTAAAGATTATTGGAGCTGTCCTTGGAGGGCTGTCTGGGTTGTGTGTGTTTATTGGATTCTGTTGCTGGTACCGTGGGAACACTTGTTGCCGTAGGTAG